The following DNA comes from Nocardioides panzhihuensis.
ACCCCAGCCTCACCCCGGCCTCCGCGGTGGCGCTGACCCTGCGGGCGGTCGGCGGGCTCACCACCCGGGAGATCGCGCGCGCCTACCTCGTCCCGGAGAAGACGATGGCGCAGCGGATCTCCCGGGCTAAGGCGACGATCCGAGGGAGGTCGCTCGGGCTCGACGGCACCGCCGACCTCGCCGCGCGGATCCCGGCGATGATGAAGGTGCTCTACCTGCTCTTCAACGAGGGGTACGTCGCGACCGAGGGTGACCAGCTCCAACGCGTCGACCTGTGCGCCGAGGCGATCCGGTTGACCCGTCTCGCCCGCACCGCGCTCGCCCGGATGACGGGAACCGCCCATGGCGAGCTCGTCGGGCTGCTGGCGCTGATGCTGCTGCTCGATGCCCGTCGTCCTGCCCGGATCGACGCGCACGGGGCGATCGTGCCGCTGGCCGACCAGGACCGGAGCCTGTGGCGGGACGAGACCACCCGCGAGGGAATCACGCTGATCGACTCCGCCATCGGCACCGGGCGGCCGGGGACCTACCAGATCCAGGCCGCCATCGCCGCGCTCCACAATCGCGCGCCTTCGGCGGAGGAGACCGACTGGCTGCAGATCACCGCGCTCTACGGGTTGCTGGAGAAGGTCGCGCCCGGACCGATCGTGACGCTCAACAAGGCGGTCGCGGTCGGGTACGCCGACGGCCCGGGTCCCGCGCTCGCGCTGCTCGACGAGCTCCTGCGCGACTGTGCTCAGAACGGCGCCGCCGGCTTCGCCGACCATCCGCGGGTGCCCGTCGTGCGCGCTCATCTGCTGGAGCTCGCCGGCGACCTGGACGGTGCTGCCGCTGCGTACGACCTGGCCTCGGCGCTGGCCACCAACCTCGCCGAGCGTCGATTCCTGACGTCGAAGGCAGCCGCGCTGCGCGATGCCCGCTGCTGAAGCGGAGCCCGAAGCGATAGAGCACTGCTGAGTTCTACTGAGAACCGTTCTCAGGCTACGCTGTGCCTGTGATCGAACTGCGCACCCCGACCCAGATCGAGCAGATGAAGCCTGCCGGCCGATTCGTGGCCGATGTCCTGACCGCACTCCGCGAGCACGCTGCCGTGGGTGTGAACCTGCTCGAGCTCGATGAGCTGGCGCACAAGATGATCAAGGACCGCGGCGCGGAGTCGTGCTACATCGACTACCACCCGACCTTCGGCGCGATGCCGTTCGGCAAGGTGCTCTGCACCTCGGTCAACGACGGGGTGCTGCACGGACTGCCCTTCGACTACAAGCTCCAGGACGGCGACCTGCTCAGCGTCGACTTCGCCGCCAGCGTCGACGGCTGGGTCGCCGACTCGGCCCTCTCCGTCGTCGTCGGCACACCGCGCCAGGAGGACCTCGATCTGATCGAGACCACCACCCGGGCGCTCGCCGCCGGCATCGACGCCGCACGCGTCGGCAACAAGATCGGCGACATCTCCCACGCGATCGCCAGCGTCGCGCGCGAGAAGGGCCTCAAGATCAACACCCAGTTCGGTGGCCACGGCGTCGGCCGCACCATGCACGGCGACCCGCACATCGCCAACGACGGCCGCCCCGGGCGTGGCTTCAAGCTGCAGCCCGGACTCGTCATCGCGATCGAGCCGTGGTTCCTGCACACGACCGACGAGATCTTCACCGACCCCGACGGCTGGACCCTGCGCAGCGCCGACGGCTCCCGCGGTGCTCACATGGAGCACACCATCGCGGTCACCGAGGACGGCCCGCTCATCCTGACCGCTCGCGACTGACCAAACTCGATCGAAGCGTCACGTACGTCGGTCGAAGCGTCACTCGCGTCGGCCGACGTGGCAGCCCTGTGACGTCTCGGCCGACGCGCCTGACGTCTCGGCCGACGCGCCTGACGTCTCGGCCGACGCGAGTGACGCTTGGGCAAAATAGAAGTCAGCCGCCGGCGTCTCGGGTCACCAGCGGCTGACAAGAAAAATATTAGCCCACGATTCCAAGAACGTGCAAGCACCTGCAATGCAAGAGACTGCAAACAGCCCCTTCGGGCTACCCGACTTGCCCGAATGAGCTACTGGCGCGGGCCCTTCGAGCGCTGTGTACGCCGCGAGTCGCGCTGCCGTCGCAGCCGGCGCACCAGGACGCCGTCATAGGCGAGCGCCTCGGGCTTGTCGATCAGGTCGTTGACGGAGCGGTGGTAGTCGGCCGCGCTCATCCTCAGCTGCTCGCGGACCGCCTCGTCGCGTCCGACGCCTGCCGACCACCAGGAGCGCTCGAAGTCGAGCAGTCGCTTCTCGTTCTCGGAAAGGCCCGGCTGCTCGTCGGCAGACCCGGGGCTGTGGGGCGCCTCGGTCATGAGGACATCATCCCAGGCATGGTGCACGCCGCCGAAACCGCCACGCTCCACCGCCACGCACCACCGTCTCGGACTATCCGGCATAGCCCAACTGGGCCATCTTCATAAAAGTGCAGGTCAACTCTTTGATGCGCGCCGAGACGTCGGTTAGTCTCTTCCATGTCAGCCGCTGGAGACCCGAGACTCCGGCGGCTGACTTCTATTTACGCGTCTGCGGTGTCCTCGCCGTGCGTCCCCGGACGTGGCGCCCACGGCAGCTCCTTCGCCGCCCGCACGACGACCAGCCGGTCCCCTCGCGACAGGGTGCCGACGACCGGATCGAAGTAGCGGAAGACCTTCTCGTCGCGTACGACCGCGATCACCTGGTCGGACAGCTGCTGGGGCTGCTTGCCGACCTCGTTGACCAGCAGGTCGCGCTCGGCGACCTCCAGCCCGAGGCCCGAGTTGAGCAGGTCCTCCATGACCGCACCCAAGGTCGGCGAGATGGTGGACAGGCCCATCAGCCGGCCCACCGCATCGGCCGAGGTGATCACCGAGTCGGCCCCGGACTGCTTCATCAGGGGCGCGTTCTCGCGTTCCCTGGCTGCGGCCACGATCCACGCCTCCGGGTTGATCTGGCGCACCGTCAAGATCGTGAGCACGTTGGAGTCGTCACGGTTGGTGGTGATGATGACCTGCTCGGCGTCCGTGACGCCGGCACGCATCAGCACCTCACGCCGGGTCGCGTCGCCGGTGACGACCGCCAGCCCGTCGGAGTGGGCATCGGAGCGTGCCACCGGGTCCGGATCGACGACCACGAACTCCTCAGGGCTCAGACCGCTGGTGAGCAGCGTCTCCACGGCGCTGCGGCCCTTGGTGCCGTAGCCCACGACGACGATGTGCTGAGCCATCTTCTTCCTCCAGCGAGCGACTCGGATGAGGTCACGGCCCTGTTTGGTGAGGACCTCGAGCGTGGTGCCGATCAGCAGCACCAGGAAAGCGATGCGCGCCGGCGTGATGATGAACGCGTTGATCATCCGGGCGTGATCCGCGACCGGCGCGATGTCGCCGTAGCCGGTCGTGCTCAGGGTCACCGTCGTGTAGTAGATCGCGTCGATGAGGCTGATCTGACCCGTCGGGTCGTTGTTGTCGGCGTACGCATCGCGGTCGAGGTAGACCAGGAGAACCGTCCCGACCATGATCGCCAGCGCCGCCAGCAGCCGTCGCCCGAGCTGCCACCACGGCGACCGCACCGTCTCGGGAAGAGCGACCTGCTCGACCCCGGCCCACTTGGGGGCGTACGCGGATGTCTCGGACACGTCACAGACCTTATCCGCCACCGTCTGTCGTCCGTCGCATGCGTGCCTCCGACATCCGCCGTGTCACGGGCCGGCACCGCGTCGGCAGGCGGCGTGGACCACGCGAACGGGCGCCATGTCACCGACATGGCGCCCGTTCGGTCAGAGCCGTCCCGCCGATCAGCCCTTCACAGATCCAGCCGTGAGCCCACGGACGAAGTAGCGCTGCAGCGAGAAGAACACCAGCAGCGGCACCGTCATCGTGATGAACGCACCGGCGGTGAGCAGGTGCCACTCCTGCCCACGGTCGCCGATCAGGTCACGCAGGGTGATCGTGACGACCTCGTTGTCGCCGGCGCCCAGGAAGATCAGGGCAACCAGCAGGTCGTTCCAGACCCACAGGAACTGGAAGATCGCGAACGCGGCCAGCGCGGGCACCGACATCGGCACGATCAGCCTCCAGAACGTCTGGAAGTGCGAGGCACCGTCGATCTCGGCGGACTCGATGATCTCCTGCGGCAG
Coding sequences within:
- a CDS encoding DUF3263 domain-containing protein, which translates into the protein MTEAPHSPGSADEQPGLSENEKRLLDFERSWWSAGVGRDEAVREQLRMSAADYHRSVNDLIDKPEALAYDGVLVRRLRRQRDSRRTQRSKGPRQ
- a CDS encoding NAD-binding protein — protein: MSETSAYAPKWAGVEQVALPETVRSPWWQLGRRLLAALAIMVGTVLLVYLDRDAYADNNDPTGQISLIDAIYYTTVTLSTTGYGDIAPVADHARMINAFIITPARIAFLVLLIGTTLEVLTKQGRDLIRVARWRKKMAQHIVVVGYGTKGRSAVETLLTSGLSPEEFVVVDPDPVARSDAHSDGLAVVTGDATRREVLMRAGVTDAEQVIITTNRDDSNVLTILTVRQINPEAWIVAAARERENAPLMKQSGADSVITSADAVGRLMGLSTISPTLGAVMEDLLNSGLGLEVAERDLLVNEVGKQPQQLSDQVIAVVRDEKVFRYFDPVVGTLSRGDRLVVVRAAKELPWAPRPGTHGEDTADA
- a CDS encoding RNA polymerase sigma factor, which codes for MTEALPADLLRDLTPQVVAIVTRRSGDFYAAEDAVQEALVEAVRTWPERGFPDQPRGWLVTTAMHRLVDAKRSESRRRDREHADHIAEPEANETYADPTASGLASATDDSLDVLLLCCHPSLTPASAVALTLRAVGGLTTREIARAYLVPEKTMAQRISRAKATIRGRSLGLDGTADLAARIPAMMKVLYLLFNEGYVATEGDQLQRVDLCAEAIRLTRLARTALARMTGTAHGELVGLLALMLLLDARRPARIDAHGAIVPLADQDRSLWRDETTREGITLIDSAIGTGRPGTYQIQAAIAALHNRAPSAEETDWLQITALYGLLEKVAPGPIVTLNKAVAVGYADGPGPALALLDELLRDCAQNGAAGFADHPRVPVVRAHLLELAGDLDGAAAAYDLASALATNLAERRFLTSKAAALRDARC
- the map gene encoding type I methionyl aminopeptidase — encoded protein: MIELRTPTQIEQMKPAGRFVADVLTALREHAAVGVNLLELDELAHKMIKDRGAESCYIDYHPTFGAMPFGKVLCTSVNDGVLHGLPFDYKLQDGDLLSVDFAASVDGWVADSALSVVVGTPRQEDLDLIETTTRALAAGIDAARVGNKIGDISHAIASVAREKGLKINTQFGGHGVGRTMHGDPHIANDGRPGRGFKLQPGLVIAIEPWFLHTTDEIFTDPDGWTLRSADGSRGAHMEHTIAVTEDGPLILTARD